Proteins encoded together in one Entelurus aequoreus isolate RoL-2023_Sb linkage group LG20, RoL_Eaeq_v1.1, whole genome shotgun sequence window:
- the LOC133636190 gene encoding extracellular matrix protein 1-like isoform X2, whose amino-acid sequence MGSSWLLAPVVVSLMILLVSAAKDEHDMEQREVTFDLDAIMQEFAIELEPDKLDTPRASRPGSMSPRGRRPDFGPRSQPPVLDYHVQFPLGRPTANNLEALCLNGDLRPRYPNSYFPRSGLGQQRRRANAVNNAESWFSTCCKGNQTWGSDVTLCCVTQAWELSLEQFCTEDSSVKDRHYHCCRQTGSKRLNCFQSDVMDPSYEQTEALPVDPLPFTVDFSFDRNTCHRTSVTEHSVSESRERQESQKSDINFPPGRPSEDNVEWLCRNQKLRPLYSLKCLPGTGYEMLARQAKMINRVEKGFKQCCKKQNVVVCAEQKWRGELNRFCSNKKDGKIEHRCCSAGSVDDRFQCFQSMSPDPQYNVTLSPEELAPKVCKTRKIIKKVLPNDFHVKDILDECCALSPQNHSTCFFQKVEEMSIRVCSSKKKSSPVARSCCSMASPELPKCVTNFVMDAITKATKVSNQKKKKRCPI is encoded by the exons ATGGGCTCCTCTTGGCTTCTGGCCCCCGTTGTTGTGTCTCTCATGATTCTGCTCGTTTCGGCGGCCAAGG ATGAGCACGACATGGAGCAACGTGAGGTCACCTTTGACCTTGACGCCATCATGCAAG AGTTTGCCATAGAGCTGGAACCAGACAAGTTGGACACACCAAGAG CTTCCAGACCGGGATCCATGTCGCCGAGAGGAC GTCGCCCAGATTTTGGTCCCCGTTCTCAACCCCCTGTGCTAGACTATCACGTTCAGTTCCCACTTGGCCGACCCACCGCCAACAATCTGGAAGCCCTGTGTCTCAATGGAGATCTCCGTCCTCGCTACCCCAACTCATACTTTCCCAGATCGGGATTGGGCCAGCAGCGTCGGAGGGCAAATGCTGTCAACAACGCAGAATCGTGGTTTAGCACATGCTGCAAAGGCAACCAGACGTGGGGAAGTGATGTGACATTGTGCTGCGTCACGCAGGCG TGGGAGCTCTCCTTGGAACAATTTTGCACGGAGGACTCATCCGTGAAGGATCGACATTATCACTGCTGCAGACAAACGGGCAGCAAGAGGCTCAATTGCTTCCAAAGCGACGTTATGGATCCGAGCTACGAGCAAACAGAGGCGTTGCCTGTGGACCCGCTTCCCTTTACGGTCGACTTCAGCTTTGACAGAAACACTTGTCACAG GACATCAGTGACTGAGCACAGTGTCAGTGAAAGCAGAGAAAGACAAGAGTCCCAGAAAAGTGACATCAACTTTCCCCCCGGTCGACCAAGCGAGGATAACGTGGAATGGTTGTGTCGTAATCAGAAGCTGCGGCCTTTGTACAGCCTCAAGTGCCTGCCAGGCACCGGCTATGAGATGCTAGCTCGGCAGGCTAAGATGATAAACCGCGTAGAGAAGGGATTCAAGCAGTGCTGCAAGAAACAGAATGTTGTTGTGTGTGCTGAACAAAAG TGGCGTGGTGAGCTCAACAGGTTTTGCTCCAACAAGAAGGACGGCAAGATTGAGCACCGCTGTTGTTCCGCCGGTAGTGTGGACGATCGCTTCCAATGTTTCCAATCAATGTCTCCTGACCCACAATACAACGTGACCTTGTCCCCGGAGGAGCTGGCTCCTAAAGTCTGTAAGACACGCAAGATCATCAAGAAAGT GTTACCTAATGACTTTCACGTCAAGGACATTCTGGACGAATGCTGCGCCCTATCGCCACAAAACCACAGCACTTGTTTCTTTCAAAAG gTTGAGGAAATGTCTATCAGGGTGTGTTCATCAAAGAAGAAGTCCTCTCCAGTCGCTCGCAGCTGTTGCAGCATGGCTTCCCCAGAGCTGCCAAAGTGCGTCACCAACTTTGTCATGGATGCCATCACCAAGGCAACCAAGGTCTCcaaccagaagaagaagaaaaggtgtCCTATTTAA
- the LOC133636190 gene encoding extracellular matrix protein 1-like isoform X1, translated as MGSSWLLAPVVVSLMILLVSAAKDEHDMEQREVTFDLDAIMQEMQVPDSFVMQQEADLSDLIKEFAIELEPDKLDTPRASRPGSMSPRGRRPDFGPRSQPPVLDYHVQFPLGRPTANNLEALCLNGDLRPRYPNSYFPRSGLGQQRRRANAVNNAESWFSTCCKGNQTWGSDVTLCCVTQAWELSLEQFCTEDSSVKDRHYHCCRQTGSKRLNCFQSDVMDPSYEQTEALPVDPLPFTVDFSFDRNTCHRTSVTEHSVSESRERQESQKSDINFPPGRPSEDNVEWLCRNQKLRPLYSLKCLPGTGYEMLARQAKMINRVEKGFKQCCKKQNVVVCAEQKWRGELNRFCSNKKDGKIEHRCCSAGSVDDRFQCFQSMSPDPQYNVTLSPEELAPKVCKTRKIIKKVLPNDFHVKDILDECCALSPQNHSTCFFQKVEEMSIRVCSSKKKSSPVARSCCSMASPELPKCVTNFVMDAITKATKVSNQKKKKRCPI; from the exons ATGGGCTCCTCTTGGCTTCTGGCCCCCGTTGTTGTGTCTCTCATGATTCTGCTCGTTTCGGCGGCCAAGG ATGAGCACGACATGGAGCAACGTGAGGTCACCTTTGACCTTGACGCCATCATGCAAG AGATGCAGGTACCTGATTCATTTGTGATGCAGCAAGAGGCAGACCTGTCTGATCTCATCAAGG AGTTTGCCATAGAGCTGGAACCAGACAAGTTGGACACACCAAGAG CTTCCAGACCGGGATCCATGTCGCCGAGAGGAC GTCGCCCAGATTTTGGTCCCCGTTCTCAACCCCCTGTGCTAGACTATCACGTTCAGTTCCCACTTGGCCGACCCACCGCCAACAATCTGGAAGCCCTGTGTCTCAATGGAGATCTCCGTCCTCGCTACCCCAACTCATACTTTCCCAGATCGGGATTGGGCCAGCAGCGTCGGAGGGCAAATGCTGTCAACAACGCAGAATCGTGGTTTAGCACATGCTGCAAAGGCAACCAGACGTGGGGAAGTGATGTGACATTGTGCTGCGTCACGCAGGCG TGGGAGCTCTCCTTGGAACAATTTTGCACGGAGGACTCATCCGTGAAGGATCGACATTATCACTGCTGCAGACAAACGGGCAGCAAGAGGCTCAATTGCTTCCAAAGCGACGTTATGGATCCGAGCTACGAGCAAACAGAGGCGTTGCCTGTGGACCCGCTTCCCTTTACGGTCGACTTCAGCTTTGACAGAAACACTTGTCACAG GACATCAGTGACTGAGCACAGTGTCAGTGAAAGCAGAGAAAGACAAGAGTCCCAGAAAAGTGACATCAACTTTCCCCCCGGTCGACCAAGCGAGGATAACGTGGAATGGTTGTGTCGTAATCAGAAGCTGCGGCCTTTGTACAGCCTCAAGTGCCTGCCAGGCACCGGCTATGAGATGCTAGCTCGGCAGGCTAAGATGATAAACCGCGTAGAGAAGGGATTCAAGCAGTGCTGCAAGAAACAGAATGTTGTTGTGTGTGCTGAACAAAAG TGGCGTGGTGAGCTCAACAGGTTTTGCTCCAACAAGAAGGACGGCAAGATTGAGCACCGCTGTTGTTCCGCCGGTAGTGTGGACGATCGCTTCCAATGTTTCCAATCAATGTCTCCTGACCCACAATACAACGTGACCTTGTCCCCGGAGGAGCTGGCTCCTAAAGTCTGTAAGACACGCAAGATCATCAAGAAAGT GTTACCTAATGACTTTCACGTCAAGGACATTCTGGACGAATGCTGCGCCCTATCGCCACAAAACCACAGCACTTGTTTCTTTCAAAAG gTTGAGGAAATGTCTATCAGGGTGTGTTCATCAAAGAAGAAGTCCTCTCCAGTCGCTCGCAGCTGTTGCAGCATGGCTTCCCCAGAGCTGCCAAAGTGCGTCACCAACTTTGTCATGGATGCCATCACCAAGGCAACCAAGGTCTCcaaccagaagaagaagaaaaggtgtCCTATTTAA